The sequence TGCCAGCCTGACAGCGCTGACTGTGAAAACCCGAACGTTTACAGTGGCGGAGATTACTGGAGCACCACGTGTGTAGAGCTCGAAGTCGTCGAGTCGCCTCCGGCACTCTATATCCTTCAGGATACCCTCTACTATGTAGAGCAGGGTGCTGTCGCTGCGTATATCCCGTTCTCGATCTGCAACGGTGATCCCTGCGCCCCGGCGACTATTTATGGCTACAACATAGTCAGCAAGGGTCTGGTCGGCGGAGCGATTGACGTTCTCGACGTAACCGCTGGTATTGTTGGTGGATACTGTGAAGAGGTCTATGGCATCATCGATGCTGGTATCTCTGATGTATGCGACTATGACACTCTGACCATCATAGCCTGGGACGATGCGACTGGCACCGTCTATGACACATGCGTACAGGTCATCCACGTTGTAGAGCCTGTACCTGTACCTCTCTTCACGACGCCTGTTGTGACGATCCTGGTTCTGGCCATGATCCTCGCTGCCGCCGTCATCATGAAGAGGACTGCCATAAGCAAGGCCTAAAGCCTTTGCCTGATATTCTGACGTGAGGTATTAGACAATTAATTCGGGTCACGGAAAGAAGCCGGAAGGTGCAGCAGGAGAAAAAAGGAAAGCGTCAGCTTTCCGGAGAGAGTTCATAACCTTTCTCATCCTCTTCTTTGCCATCTGGCTTCTTTCCTATATTCTCACACGACGCTATCCTGAGTTTCTCGTATTGGCACAGAACTTCGTCGCAAAAGAGGTCGCCTGGTTCCTCTCGACCTTCGATTACAGCTTCTCGATCACTGATTCGACTTTGACCTTCCACACTGACCATGGTGGCGAACGACTTATCGTCATCGCCGAATGCACAGGCATATATACTTCGATCATATATTTCTCTATCATCGCTGCCTATCCGGCGAGGATCACCGAGAAAATTGCTGGACTCCTGATGGGCATTCCGGCCATTCACGCGCTTAACCTGGTCAGGATGGTATTCGTCTCACTCATACTCTTTCACAAAAGAGAGTTATTCGATTTCTTCCACGGTTATCTCTGGCAGGTCGCTTTCGTCATCTTTATGCTGCTTCTGGTGATCTTCTGGATGAGCCGCATGGTAAAGCCACGCAAGGCGCCACCATCCTCTCCCACGAAAGAATCGCATGAGTGATACCAGAGACAATAATGATATCAACCCGGTCACGCGACTCCTCGGAAGTCTTCCCTCGTTTTTTCTGAAATTCCTCGGAGCTTCGCTGGTCCTGTATTTGATCTATCTCAAGGCCGGTTTTATATACATGCGCCTGATCGCCTGGGGGGCGGGCCCGTTACTGGCTATCTTCGGCCGTGAACTTGTGATGGAAAATGCACTGAAGGTGACTGAGGAGATATCACTCAACCCGGTCGTCTATATCTCGCTGGTATTCGCAGTTTCGGGGATTCCCTGGAAGGAAAAGATAAGGCCGGCCATCCTGGGCGTGATCATCCTGTCGGTCGCAAACATACTTACCGTGTTCCTCGTTTTTATGAGCTATTACATGAAAAGTGAGACGCTCTGGACCAGCACGGAGTTCTTCAACCTGACGATAAACTTCTTCCTGCCGATACTTTTGTGGTTCGTCCTGATGCCCGTCGGCGGGCTCTTCACTCCCCGGCGTCCGCAGGCTTGACCTTCGAACCATCCGGTCCGTCCTCTATCGTATAACCGGCCCCGGCCACCATTGCCCTGATCTCGTCCGCCCTTGCCCAATCCTTGTTCTTCCTCGCCTCTTCCCTCTCCCTGACCAACTTGACAATATCCTCCGGCACTTCGACATCTCCCGACGGGAGCCCGTCCCTGAACAGACCGAGTATCTCATCGAACATCTCCATAAGGGCTGTCAGCGCCGCTATCCCGGACCTGTCGTCTTCGATCGAGGCAGGATCCTCGGCTTTGAGCCTGTTGACTTCCCTGACCAGTCGGAATATATGCCCCACAGCCTCTCCGCTGTTGAAGTCGTCATCCATCGCCTCCAGAAAGTCACTCCTCACCTGAGAGGCCAGCTTTTCGAGGGGACTTTCTCCGGTAACGGTTTCCTCTCCGGCTCCGGCAGGACCTTCTTCTGAGGAGGAAGTGTGCTGCCGTGAGGATACCTCATCGAGATATATGCACAGGTTTCTTATCCTGTCAAACCCGGCACTGGCCTCTTTGAGTCTCTCCCTGCCGAATTCTGTCGTGGACCTGAAATGCGTAGAAAGAAGGTAGAACCTTATGATTTCACCGGGGAATTCCTTCACGATATCCTCGATCGAAAAGAAATGGCCGGTCGACTTTGACATCTTCTCGCCCTGGAGGTTCAGCAGTCCGTTGTGCATCCAGTATTTCACATAAGGGTTGCCTGTGGCCGACTCGCTCTGGGCGATCTCATTCTCGTGGTGAGGAAAGATCAGATCCAGTCCGCCGCCATGCATATCGATGGTATCACCCAGATACTTCATCGACATCGCTGAACATTCGATATGCCAGCCCGGGCGTCCCCTGCCCCACGGCGAATCCCAGGCGGGTTCGCCTTCCCTGGCACCCTTCCATAGAGTAAAGTCCAGGGGATCTTCCTTCTGCTCTTCCACCTCTATACGAGCTCCGGACTGCAGTTCATCGATCTTCCGGCCCGAGAGTTTACCGTAGAAAGAGCAATCCCTGACCCGGAAATAGACATCGGTCCCACTCTGATATGCGAGGTCCCTGTCAACAAGCTTCTGGACGAGGGCAATTATATCGTCAATGTGTTCGGTCGCCTTCGGATAGATATCAGCAGGCAATATGTTAAGTTCTTTTTCGTATTTGAAATACTCCGCGATATACCTCTCGGCGACTACATGGAAATCAACACCCTCGGTATTCGCCTTTTCGATGATCTTGTCATCGACATCGGTGAAGTTCTGAAGGTATGTCACATCATACCCTTTGAACCTCAGGTATCTCTTTATTATGTCCCCGGAGACGAAAGCCAGCATATGTCCCATGTGCGGCTTGCCCTGTACGGTCATGCCGCAGAAATAGATGCCGACCTTTCCCTCGTGGACCGGGGCAAACTCTTCCTTCTTCCTTCGAAGCGTATCGTAGACTTTTAGTGTCATTCTATCCTCCCGGCGACGGATCGTCGAGCCGCGCTGGAAATATCTTTACGTCAGACCTTCTATGGTAGCCGGGCCGAGGGTCCTGACGACCTCGACCAGCAATTTAACCGTATTATCGAAATCTTTCCTGTTCAATATTCCGGCAGAACTGTGAATATAGCGCGTAGGCACACCAAGGACAAGAGTGGGAACCCCCGATTCGTTGAGATGGATCCTTCCTCCGTCTGTTCCGCCAAATGGTATCGCACTGAAATGAAAAGGTATTTTTTTCTTTTCCGCGATCGAGGCGACATGGTCCCTCAACTGCGTGTTCGGTATTAGGCTCGCGTCATAGACACAGATCGATACACCTGCGCCCAGCTTCTCCGTACTCCCCTCTGGTGATCCGGGAAGGTCGCGGGCGATATTTACGTCTACAGCTATACAGACATCGGGAGCGATCGTGTGGCCGCTGGTCACTGCGCCGCGTATCCCTACTTCCTCCTGGACCGTGCCGACCCCATAGACGGTGTTCGGAAGCTTGAACCTCTTCAACTTTTTCAATGCCTCGACGACCACCAGGCATCCCGCCCGATTATCCCAGGCCTTGGCCATATACGTCTTCCCGCCGCTCAATATTGTAAATGGAAAGTCGGGCACTACCGGATCTCCCGGCTTGATACCGAGTGTTTCCGGCTTCTGTTTTCCTGAAAGCCCCACATCGATGAAAAGGTCTTTCGAGTTGATAGGTCTGTCACGTTCTTCCTTCTCCATTGTAAATGGACTCTTCGACGCGACCACTCCGACAATCTCTTTCCTGGAAGTAAAGATCCTCACTGGAAGGCCGATCAACCTCGGCACCCACCAACCACCCAGAGTATTGAACCTGATATATTTACCCGTGAAATGGGATACCATCAAGCCGATCTCGTCCATATGCGCGGCAAGCATGACCTTCGGGCCTCCCTTGCTGCCGGCCAGCCTTCCGATGAAAGAACCGAGCCTGTCCTTTTCGATGTCGCAGACAGGGGCCAGCTCCCTTTCCATCAGGGCGAACACTTTCTGTTCGGCCCCCGACACACCGGGTGCCTCTGTGAACTCTTTCATCAATACTTCAAGTCGGTCCATCTCTTCCTCCAGCGTTCAATCCCTGTCCAGCGCGAGAAGGCATATCTTC comes from Candidatus Latescibacterota bacterium and encodes:
- the cysS gene encoding cysteine--tRNA ligase, which produces MTLKVYDTLRRKKEEFAPVHEGKVGIYFCGMTVQGKPHMGHMLAFVSGDIIKRYLRFKGYDVTYLQNFTDVDDKIIEKANTEGVDFHVVAERYIAEYFKYEKELNILPADIYPKATEHIDDIIALVQKLVDRDLAYQSGTDVYFRVRDCSFYGKLSGRKIDELQSGARIEVEEQKEDPLDFTLWKGAREGEPAWDSPWGRGRPGWHIECSAMSMKYLGDTIDMHGGGLDLIFPHHENEIAQSESATGNPYVKYWMHNGLLNLQGEKMSKSTGHFFSIEDIVKEFPGEIIRFYLLSTHFRSTTEFGRERLKEASAGFDRIRNLCIYLDEVSSRQHTSSSEEGPAGAGEETVTGESPLEKLASQVRSDFLEAMDDDFNSGEAVGHIFRLVREVNRLKAEDPASIEDDRSGIAALTALMEMFDEILGLFRDGLPSGDVEVPEDIVKLVREREEARKNKDWARADEIRAMVAGAGYTIEDGPDGSKVKPADAGE
- a CDS encoding M42 family metallopeptidase — protein: MDRLEVLMKEFTEAPGVSGAEQKVFALMERELAPVCDIEKDRLGSFIGRLAGSKGGPKVMLAAHMDEIGLMVSHFTGKYIRFNTLGGWWVPRLIGLPVRIFTSRKEIVGVVASKSPFTMEKEERDRPINSKDLFIDVGLSGKQKPETLGIKPGDPVVPDFPFTILSGGKTYMAKAWDNRAGCLVVVEALKKLKRFKLPNTVYGVGTVQEEVGIRGAVTSGHTIAPDVCIAVDVNIARDLPGSPEGSTEKLGAGVSICVYDASLIPNTQLRDHVASIAEKKKIPFHFSAIPFGGTDGGRIHLNESGVPTLVLGVPTRYIHSSAGILNRKDFDNTVKLLVEVVRTLGPATIEGLT